From Pseudomonas sp. G.S.17, the proteins below share one genomic window:
- a CDS encoding DUF485 domain-containing protein yields MNDSIYLSIQNSPRFKELVSKRERFAWILSAIMLGLYAAFILLIAYGPHILGAKLSPTSTITWGMPIGVGLILSAFILTAIYVRRANGEFDDLNNAILKEAQQ; encoded by the coding sequence ATGAACGACAGCATTTACCTCTCGATTCAAAACAGCCCCCGTTTCAAGGAGCTGGTATCAAAAAGAGAGCGCTTCGCCTGGATTCTCTCGGCGATCATGCTTGGCCTGTATGCGGCCTTTATTCTTTTGATTGCTTATGGACCCCACATTCTGGGGGCCAAGTTAAGCCCGACATCAACGATTACCTGGGGAATGCCTATTGGGGTCGGCTTGATCCTGTCTGCTTTCATTCTCACCGCGATCTATGTTCGCCGCGCAAACGGTGAATTCGATGACCTGAACAACGCGATCCTGAAGGAGGCTCAGCAATGA
- a CDS encoding glycine betaine ABC transporter substrate-binding protein → MKMRKILGVSAALALAVSSTLASAKEVSIGYVDGWSDSVATTNVAAEVIRQKLGYDVKLQAVAAGIMWQGVATGKLDMMLSAWLPVTHGEYMTKNKDNVVNYGSNFKDAKIGLIVPEYVKAKSIEDLKTDESFKKKIVGIDAGSGVMIKTEQAIKDYGLDGYKLQASSGAGMIAELTRAEKKKESIAVTGWVPHWMFAKWKLKFLEDPKGVYGAAETVDSVGSTELAAKAPDVVEFLKKFQWNSKDEIGEVMLAIQDGAKPEAAAKDWVAKHPDRVKEWTGK, encoded by the coding sequence ATGAAGATGCGAAAAATCCTGGGCGTGAGTGCCGCTCTGGCCCTTGCTGTCAGTTCCACGCTGGCCTCGGCCAAAGAAGTGAGCATTGGCTATGTCGACGGTTGGTCCGATAGCGTTGCCACGACGAACGTTGCAGCGGAAGTGATCAGGCAGAAGCTCGGTTATGACGTAAAACTGCAAGCCGTTGCGGCCGGGATCATGTGGCAAGGCGTGGCTACCGGCAAACTGGACATGATGCTGTCGGCCTGGCTGCCGGTCACTCATGGCGAGTACATGACCAAGAACAAAGACAATGTGGTGAACTACGGTTCCAACTTCAAGGACGCCAAGATCGGCCTGATCGTGCCTGAGTACGTGAAAGCCAAGAGCATCGAAGATCTCAAGACCGATGAGTCCTTCAAGAAAAAGATTGTCGGCATTGATGCCGGTTCGGGCGTCATGATCAAGACCGAACAGGCCATCAAGGACTACGGTCTGGATGGCTACAAACTGCAGGCCAGTTCCGGCGCCGGCATGATCGCCGAGCTCACCCGTGCCGAGAAGAAGAAAGAATCCATCGCGGTGACTGGCTGGGTGCCACACTGGATGTTCGCCAAGTGGAAGTTGAAGTTCCTGGAAGATCCAAAGGGTGTCTACGGTGCAGCAGAAACCGTGGACAGCGTCGGCAGCACAGAGCTCGCCGCCAAGGCTCCGGATGTCGTGGAGTTCCTGAAGAAGTTCCAATGGAATTCCAAGGATGAGATCGGTGAAGTGATGCTCGCTATTCAGGACGGCGCCAAGCCTGAAGCCGCTGCCAAGGACTGGGTCGCCAAGCACCCGGACCGCGTCAAGGAGTGGACCGGCAAATAA
- a CDS encoding cation acetate symporter has translation MIRRLLAVFGLAAFAPSLWAAEALTGAVQKQPLNVSAIVMFVIFVGFTLYITYWASKKNKTAADYYSAGGKITGFQNGLAIAGDYMSAASFLGISALVYSSGYDGLIYSIGFLVGWPIILFLIAERLRNLGKYTFADVASYRLKQKEIRTLSACGSLVVVAFYLIAQMVGAGKLIQLLFGLDYAVAVVLVGILMCLYVLFGGMLATTWVQIIKAVMLLSGASFMALMVMKHVNFDFNMLFSEAVKVHPKGEAIMSPGGLVKDPVSAFSLGLALMFGTAGLPHILMRFFTVSDAKEARKSVLYATGFIGYFYILTFIIGFGAILLVSTNPAFKDAAGALLGGNNMAAIHLANAVGGSLFLGFISAVAFATILAVVAGLTLAGASAVSHDLYASVIKAGKANEKDEIRVSKITTIALAIVAIFLGIAFESQNIAFMVGLAFSIAASCNFPVLLLSMYWKNLTTRGAMIGGWMGLISAVVLMVLGPTIWVSILHHEKAIFPYEYPALFSIAIAFVGIWFFSITDKSKAAEGERALFYPQFVRSQTGLGASGAVSH, from the coding sequence ATGATCCGGCGCCTCTTGGCAGTATTCGGCCTGGCCGCCTTCGCGCCGTCCCTCTGGGCGGCAGAAGCGTTGACCGGCGCTGTGCAGAAACAACCGCTGAACGTTTCGGCGATCGTCATGTTCGTCATTTTCGTCGGCTTTACCCTGTACATCACTTATTGGGCATCGAAGAAGAACAAGACAGCAGCAGACTACTATTCGGCGGGTGGCAAGATCACTGGCTTCCAGAATGGTCTGGCGATTGCGGGTGACTATATGTCCGCCGCGTCCTTCCTGGGGATTTCCGCGCTGGTTTATTCCTCCGGCTACGACGGTTTGATCTACTCGATCGGCTTCCTGGTGGGCTGGCCGATCATTCTGTTCCTGATCGCCGAACGCTTGCGTAACCTGGGTAAGTACACTTTCGCTGACGTGGCGTCCTATCGCCTCAAGCAGAAAGAGATCCGTACCCTGTCGGCCTGCGGTTCGCTGGTGGTGGTTGCGTTCTACCTGATCGCGCAGATGGTTGGCGCTGGCAAGCTGATCCAGCTGCTGTTCGGTCTGGACTACGCGGTTGCGGTGGTGCTGGTCGGTATCCTGATGTGCCTGTATGTACTCTTCGGCGGCATGCTCGCCACGACCTGGGTGCAAATCATCAAGGCCGTAATGCTGTTGTCCGGCGCGTCGTTCATGGCCCTGATGGTCATGAAGCACGTCAACTTCGACTTCAACATGCTGTTCTCCGAAGCGGTCAAGGTTCACCCTAAAGGTGAAGCGATCATGAGCCCGGGCGGTCTGGTCAAGGATCCGGTCTCGGCGTTCTCCCTGGGTCTGGCACTGATGTTCGGGACCGCTGGCCTGCCGCACATCCTGATGCGCTTCTTCACCGTAAGCGATGCGAAAGAAGCCCGTAAGTCGGTGCTGTATGCCACCGGTTTCATCGGCTACTTCTACATCCTGACCTTCATCATCGGCTTTGGCGCGATCCTGCTGGTCAGCACCAACCCGGCGTTCAAGGACGCAGCAGGCGCGCTGTTGGGCGGTAACAACATGGCAGCGATTCACCTGGCCAATGCGGTCGGTGGCAGTCTGTTCCTGGGCTTCATCTCGGCAGTTGCCTTCGCCACTATCCTGGCAGTGGTTGCCGGTTTGACCCTGGCGGGCGCCTCGGCAGTTTCCCATGACTTGTATGCCAGCGTGATCAAGGCCGGCAAAGCCAATGAGAAAGACGAGATCCGCGTTTCGAAGATCACCACCATTGCCCTGGCAATCGTGGCAATCTTCCTGGGCATCGCCTTCGAAAGCCAGAACATTGCGTTCATGGTTGGCCTGGCGTTCTCCATCGCGGCAAGCTGCAACTTCCCGGTCCTGCTGCTTTCCATGTACTGGAAAAACCTGACCACCCGTGGCGCCATGATCGGCGGCTGGATGGGCTTGATCAGCGCAGTAGTGCTGATGGTCCTCGGTCCGACCATCTGGGTGTCGATCCTGCACCACGAGAAGGCCATCTTCCCGTAC